One genomic window of Bactrocera dorsalis isolate Fly_Bdor chromosome 4, ASM2337382v1, whole genome shotgun sequence includes the following:
- the LOC105234199 gene encoding achaete-scute complex protein T4 — protein sequence MVNMSSAVFTPNNSKANNALQCYNKNISSQQQLSAAVKMFKYQNIAPAPAMSVATGGCTGAEIKTRKYTPRAPSNGGGPYSVDQTQSVQRRNARERNRVKQVNNSFARLRQHIPQTIITDLLKGGGRGPHKKISKVDTLRIAVEYIRRLQDLVDDLNGGSSGSSAAQKMSGSLRNSEGLLLAASADNNNTSSNSSFSSSSSTSSNLSLLAPDSPARNSPSAGGLAAAEQLYYASAANSALQAFQQQQQQQQQFTSTLLTAEALQAYATPQPIQTAQTQLDIGCPSPTSSFNSSMSFDSGTFVHSPVPHAASGEAQRNGGGNNSGSASAQLDANLQLKFEPYDNFNLHEEDCTPDDEEILDYISLWQEQ from the coding sequence ATGGTGAACATGTCAAGCGCGGTCTTTACGCCGAACAATTCCAAAGCCAACAACGCGCTGCAGTGCTACAATAAAAACATAAGTTCACAACAGCAGCTCAGCGCAGCggtgaaaatgttcaaatatcaaaatattgcgCCCGCGCCTGCAATGTCTGTGGCCACTGGCGGCTGTACAGGCGCTGAGATTAAAACGCGTAAGTACACGCCGCGCGCGCCCAGCAACGGCGGCGGCCCATACAGTGTCGATCAAACGCAATCGGTGCAGCGGCGCAACGCACGCGAACGGAATCGCGTCAAACAGGTGAACAATAGCTTTGCGCGCCTGCGTCAACACATACCGCAAACGATCATCACCGATCTGCTGAAGGGCGGTGGCCGTGGGCCGCACAAGAAAATCAGCAAAGTGGATACGCTACGCATCGCGGTCGAGTATATACGGCGGCTGCAAGATTTGGTCGATGACTTGAATGGTGGCAGCAGCGGCAGTAGTGCAGCACAAAAAATGAGTGGCAGCCTACGGAACAGTGAGGGCTTGCTACTAGCGGCCAGCGCGGATAACAACAACACGTCGAGCAACAGCTCgttcagcagcagcagcagcacgaGCAGTAATCTCAGCTTGCTTGCACCAGATTCGCCAGCGCGCAACTCACCGAGCGCGGGTGGCTTAGCAGCGGCGGAGCAATTGTACTACGCCAGCGCGGCCAATAGCGCATTGCAAGctttccaacaacaacagcaacagcagcaacaatttaCCTCTACCCTACTCACCGCCGAAGCATTGCAAGCGTACGCAACACCACAGCCCATACAGACAGCGCAGACGCAGCTTGATATTGGCTGCCCCTCGCCTACCTCATCCTTCAACTCCAGCATGTCCTTTGATTCGGGCACTTTTGTGCATTCCCCCGTGCCACATGCAGCTAGCGGCGAGGCGCAGCGCAACGGTGGAGGTAATAATAGTGGCAGTGCCAGCGCGCAGCTTGATGCTAACTTGCAGTTAAAATTCGAGCCATACGACAACTTCAATCTGCACGAGGAGGACTGCACGCCCGACGATGAGGAAATACTCGACTATATATCGTTGTGGCAAGAACAGTGA